The proteins below come from a single Parazoarcus communis genomic window:
- the recA gene encoding recombinase RecA, with amino-acid sequence MDDNKAKALAAALSQIEKQFGKGSIMRMGDGSIERDIQTVSTGSLGLDIALGLGGLPRGRVVEIYGPESSGKTTLTLQVIAEMQKLGGTASFIDAEHALDVGYAEKLGVNIDDLLISQPDTGEQALEIADMLVRSGGVDIVVIDSVAALTPKAEIEGEMGDQLPGLQARLMSQALRKLTANIKRTNTLVIFINQIRMKIGVMFGSPETTTGGNALKFYASVRMDIRRTGAIKKGDEVVGSETRVKVVKNKVAPPFKEAHFDILYGEGISREGEIIDLGVTYKIVDKSGAWYSYNGDKIGQGKDNSREFLRANPALAREIENKVRAAVGLGEMAALGGAAPVASEA; translated from the coding sequence ATGGACGACAACAAGGCCAAGGCGCTTGCCGCCGCGCTCTCGCAAATCGAGAAGCAATTCGGCAAGGGCTCGATCATGCGGATGGGCGACGGCAGTATCGAGCGCGACATCCAGACCGTCTCCACCGGCTCGCTCGGGCTGGACATTGCCCTCGGCCTGGGCGGCCTGCCGCGTGGCCGCGTAGTCGAGATCTACGGTCCGGAATCGTCCGGCAAGACCACGCTGACCCTCCAGGTCATCGCCGAAATGCAGAAGCTCGGCGGCACCGCATCGTTTATCGACGCCGAGCATGCGCTCGACGTGGGCTACGCTGAGAAACTCGGCGTCAACATCGACGACCTGCTGATTTCCCAGCCCGACACCGGCGAGCAGGCGCTCGAAATCGCCGACATGCTGGTGCGTTCGGGCGGCGTGGATATCGTCGTCATCGACTCCGTCGCCGCACTGACCCCGAAAGCCGAAATCGAAGGCGAGATGGGCGACCAGTTGCCAGGCCTTCAGGCACGACTGATGTCGCAGGCGCTGCGCAAACTGACCGCCAACATCAAGCGTACGAACACCCTCGTGATCTTCATCAACCAGATCCGGATGAAGATCGGCGTCATGTTCGGCAGCCCCGAAACCACCACCGGTGGTAACGCCCTCAAGTTCTACGCATCGGTCCGCATGGACATCCGGCGTACCGGCGCCATCAAGAAGGGCGACGAAGTCGTCGGCTCGGAAACGCGCGTCAAGGTGGTCAAGAACAAGGTCGCCCCGCCGTTCAAGGAGGCGCACTTCGACATCCTCTACGGAGAAGGCATCTCCCGCGAAGGCGAGATCATCGACCTCGGCGTGACTTACAAGATCGTCGACAAGTCCGGCGCCTGGTATTCGTACAACGGCGACAAGATCGGCCAGGGCAAGGACAACTCACGCGAGTTCCTGCGCGCAAACCCGGCGCTGGCTCGCGAGATCGAGAACAAGGTCCGCGCAGCCGTCGGACTGGGCGAAATGGCCGCGCTCGGTGGCGCGGCACCCGTCGCTTCCGAAGCCTGA
- a CDS encoding 5-formyltetrahydrofolate cyclo-ligase: MLRDRALAAREALSPASRAGRVRQLETHLDQLVAALQPRVLAFCWPYRAEPDLREWVTCWLTADADRRAALPVVLEKDAPLIFRCWRPGMLLQTDRHGIPFPGEGAAVVPDVVLVPLNAFDAQGFRLGYGGGYFDRTLAIMRTVTVGVGFELGRVDSVLPQAHDRAMDWLVTEAGTFRAAEA, from the coding sequence GTGCTTCGCGATCGTGCGCTGGCTGCTCGCGAAGCGCTTTCGCCGGCGTCCCGCGCCGGGCGTGTTCGCCAGCTCGAAACCCACCTTGATCAGCTTGTTGCCGCGCTGCAGCCCCGTGTCCTTGCGTTTTGCTGGCCGTATCGTGCAGAGCCCGACTTGCGCGAATGGGTGACGTGCTGGCTGACAGCCGACGCGGACCGTCGTGCCGCCCTGCCGGTCGTGCTGGAGAAGGACGCACCCCTGATATTTCGCTGCTGGCGACCCGGCATGCTGCTTCAGACCGATCGTCATGGCATTCCGTTTCCCGGTGAGGGCGCGGCTGTCGTGCCCGACGTGGTGCTGGTGCCGCTCAATGCCTTCGATGCGCAGGGTTTTCGCCTTGGCTATGGCGGCGGGTATTTCGACCGTACGCTGGCGATCATGCGAACGGTGACTGTCGGGGTCGGGTTCGAGTTGGGACGGGTTGATTCCGTGCTGCCCCAGGCCCACGACCGGGCGATGGACTGGCTGGTGACAGAGGCAGGGACATTTCGGGCTGCCGAAGCCTGA
- the lptB gene encoding LPS export ABC transporter ATP-binding protein, translating into MSLLKVTDLQKRYKARTVVHDVSFEVGSGEVVGLLGPNGAGKTTCFYMIVGLVRADGGEITLDDARLTDLPIHARARLGLSYLPQEMSVFRKLTVAENIRAVLELRGLPVAQIDERLEELLQELGITHLRDNTAISLSGGERRRCEIARALATDPRLILLDEPFAGVDPIAVLDIQKIIRFLKERNIGVLITDHNVRETLGICDRATIITEGRVLASGKPHEIIANEQVRQVYLGEHFRL; encoded by the coding sequence ATGAGTCTGCTTAAGGTCACCGACCTGCAAAAGCGCTACAAGGCACGCACAGTCGTTCATGACGTTTCGTTCGAGGTCGGCTCGGGCGAAGTGGTCGGCTTGCTGGGCCCCAATGGCGCAGGCAAGACAACCTGTTTCTACATGATCGTCGGTCTGGTGCGCGCCGACGGCGGCGAGATCACGCTCGACGACGCCCGCCTGACCGATCTGCCGATCCACGCTCGTGCGCGCCTGGGGCTGTCATACCTGCCGCAGGAAATGAGCGTGTTCCGCAAGCTCACGGTCGCCGAGAACATCCGCGCCGTGCTTGAGCTCCGCGGGCTGCCAGTGGCGCAAATCGACGAGCGCCTGGAAGAGTTGCTCCAGGAACTCGGAATTACCCACCTGCGCGACAACACCGCCATCTCGCTGTCCGGCGGCGAACGCAGACGGTGCGAGATCGCCCGCGCGCTCGCCACCGACCCGCGCCTCATCCTGCTGGACGAGCCGTTTGCCGGCGTAGATCCGATCGCGGTCCTCGACATCCAGAAGATCATCCGCTTCCTGAAGGAGCGCAATATCGGCGTGCTGATCACCGACCACAACGTGCGCGAGACCCTCGGCATCTGTGACCGCGCAACCATCATTACCGAGGGGCGCGTGCTTGCCAGCGGCAAGCCGCACGAGATCATCGCCAACGAGCAAGTGCGCCAGGTCTACCTCGGCGAACACTTCCGCCTCTGA
- the hpf gene encoding ribosome hibernation-promoting factor, HPF/YfiA family — protein MNLNITGHHVEVTPAIREYVSGKLDRVIRHFDNVTSVNVILSVEKLDQKAEVTVHVRGKDIHVESSDADLYAAIDAMTDKLDRQVLKYKQKSTDHHHDSHKHQTPEA, from the coding sequence ATGAATCTCAACATCACCGGACACCACGTTGAAGTGACCCCGGCCATCCGCGAGTACGTCTCCGGGAAGCTCGACCGCGTCATCCGCCACTTCGACAACGTTACCAGCGTGAACGTGATCCTTTCCGTTGAGAAACTCGACCAGAAGGCTGAAGTCACCGTGCACGTGCGCGGCAAGGACATCCACGTCGAAAGCTCCGACGCTGACCTGTACGCAGCCATCGACGCAATGACCGACAAGCTCGATCGCCAGGTGCTCAAGTACAAGCAGAAGAGCACCGATCACCACCACGACTCGCACAAGCACCAGACCCCCGAGGCGTGA
- a CDS encoding diguanylate cyclase has protein sequence MNARRRRRLADFGFLALLCVCALLAWAGFEYHFSRVLEDVRTAHEQVLQRDTRHLNTHIGHLLRNVDLNLISLGRAIDADAPSPEWTSRLESVIQHIPYLRSLSVVAADGTVIASTTPENRGTALRLDSYHPPDRTRGDILQIGPPHAGRDLADARPADDSLTPTPDLGFVPIARSFRPGNAPPVALLATLDLDYLERILDDFRTTHGDRISLFRLDGIRLLDTATADTALQQLEQALALRWQAGETAGMQTLDGEQGHLLVSYQLNERLPFAVVISSALDEALAGAYAESRSSALIFLPLSLLGLGCTLAAYLYFRRAGQHERSLRHRAEARRHLLESALNASATAVVITGTDARIEWANPAFTTLTGYGLSEAVGRMPKELVRSGQQSREFYESMWRTILSGAVWRGELVNRRKDGSLYDEALTITPVRDEQGTLTHFIAIKEDITATRAARKDLQAAYARLQTVVDHFPGAVIMEDMQGQITLLNDKVFDLMNMPRPPGNLAGASIKSLTLAAGKLSLDPTTFAQRLDMLRERAQTVYGEELAHRDGRWIERDFIPIRSTGSTDALLGFLRVYRDVSARKQQEKALWLLATTDPLTGVRNRRAFLDKVDAELVRVRRYRNNAALMMLDLDYFKRVNDLHGHAAGDAMLCHVVTLAHSLLRASDLIGRLGGEEFAILLPATGLAGALELAERLRSTLENTPLVYQNRDIGATTSIGVSLMQADDSNAEMILARADSALYAAKHNGRNRVEQA, from the coding sequence ATGAACGCACGACGTCGCAGGCGACTCGCTGATTTCGGCTTCCTTGCCCTGCTTTGCGTCTGTGCGCTACTGGCTTGGGCGGGTTTCGAGTATCACTTCTCAAGGGTCCTTGAGGACGTGCGCACTGCGCATGAACAAGTTTTGCAGCGCGACACCCGTCATCTGAACACGCACATCGGACATCTGCTACGGAACGTCGATCTCAACCTGATTTCCCTTGGACGAGCCATCGACGCCGATGCTCCATCACCTGAATGGACCAGCCGTCTCGAGTCCGTGATCCAGCACATCCCCTACCTGCGCTCGCTCTCTGTGGTGGCCGCAGACGGCACGGTCATAGCGAGCACCACGCCCGAGAATCGGGGAACAGCGCTCAGGCTCGACAGCTACCACCCTCCCGATCGTACCCGGGGAGACATCCTGCAGATCGGCCCGCCACACGCCGGGCGCGACCTTGCCGACGCCCGGCCGGCGGATGATTCGCTGACGCCGACACCCGACCTGGGCTTTGTCCCGATTGCACGTTCATTCAGACCGGGGAACGCGCCCCCGGTCGCGCTTCTTGCCACCTTGGACCTCGACTACCTCGAACGTATTCTCGACGACTTCAGAACCACCCATGGCGACCGCATCAGCCTCTTCCGGCTCGATGGAATACGCCTGCTCGATACCGCAACCGCAGACACGGCGCTGCAGCAACTCGAACAAGCGCTCGCCCTTCGCTGGCAGGCAGGCGAAACGGCAGGGATGCAGACACTGGACGGCGAACAGGGGCACCTGCTTGTAAGCTACCAACTCAACGAGCGTCTTCCATTCGCAGTGGTCATCAGCAGCGCGCTCGACGAGGCACTCGCAGGCGCGTATGCCGAAAGCCGCAGCAGCGCACTCATCTTCCTGCCGCTGAGCCTGCTCGGGCTCGGCTGCACGCTGGCCGCCTATCTGTATTTCCGACGCGCCGGACAGCATGAACGAAGCCTGCGCCATCGCGCCGAGGCGCGCCGCCACCTCCTCGAAAGTGCGCTCAACGCGAGCGCCACCGCCGTTGTAATCACCGGTACCGACGCGCGCATCGAATGGGCCAATCCAGCCTTCACCACCCTCACCGGCTATGGCCTGAGCGAGGCAGTCGGGCGCATGCCCAAGGAACTGGTTCGATCCGGCCAACAAAGCCGTGAGTTCTACGAAAGCATGTGGCGCACCATCCTCTCGGGCGCGGTATGGCGCGGGGAGCTCGTCAACCGGCGCAAGGACGGCAGCCTGTATGACGAGGCGCTCACCATTACACCTGTGCGCGATGAGCAGGGCACACTGACGCATTTCATCGCCATCAAGGAAGACATCACCGCTACCCGGGCCGCGCGCAAGGATCTGCAGGCTGCCTACGCCCGCTTGCAGACCGTGGTCGACCACTTCCCGGGCGCGGTGATCATGGAAGACATGCAGGGACAGATCACCCTGCTCAACGACAAAGTCTTCGACCTCATGAATATGCCGCGCCCGCCGGGCAATCTCGCGGGCGCATCGATCAAGAGCCTCACGCTCGCCGCCGGCAAGCTCAGTCTGGACCCGACGACATTTGCGCAACGTCTCGACATGCTGCGCGAGCGCGCGCAGACCGTCTATGGCGAAGAACTGGCACACCGCGACGGGCGCTGGATTGAGCGTGACTTCATTCCGATCCGGAGCACGGGAAGCACTGACGCACTGCTGGGCTTCCTGCGCGTCTATCGCGATGTGAGCGCTCGCAAGCAGCAGGAGAAAGCTCTGTGGCTGCTTGCCACCACCGACCCGCTGACAGGTGTTCGCAACCGTCGCGCGTTTCTGGACAAGGTCGATGCTGAGCTGGTTCGGGTGCGCCGCTACCGCAACAACGCGGCGCTGATGATGCTGGACCTCGATTACTTCAAGCGCGTCAACGACCTGCACGGCCATGCGGCAGGCGATGCCATGCTGTGCCACGTTGTAACGCTTGCGCACTCGCTGCTGCGAGCGTCCGACCTCATCGGCCGTCTGGGCGGCGAGGAGTTCGCGATCCTGCTGCCGGCTACCGGTTTGGCGGGCGCGCTCGAACTGGCCGAACGCCTTCGCAGCACGCTTGAGAACACCCCACTGGTCTACCAGAACCGCGACATCGGCGCGACGACCAGCATCGGTGTAAGCCTGATGCAGGCTGACGACAGCAATGCAGAAATGATTCTGGCCCGCGCCGACAGCGCACTCTACGCAGCCAAGCACAACGGCCGCAACCGGGTGGAGCAGGCCTGA
- the recX gene encoding recombination regulator RecX: MGEPSLRERALRHLARRDHSRAELARKLSPYGSAEEIEAVLVRMSELELLSDTRFAEAWIRSKAARFGSQRLRHELARRGVSKALIDEAIESECVESELDRARAVWQSRFGLAPDDRREWARQARFLQTRGFSTDVICKLLKEDPDESA; encoded by the coding sequence ATGGGCGAACCGAGTCTGCGCGAGCGCGCGCTGCGCCACCTCGCCCGTCGGGATCACTCGCGGGCGGAGCTCGCACGCAAGCTGTCCCCGTATGGCAGCGCCGAGGAGATCGAAGCCGTACTGGTTCGCATGAGCGAACTCGAACTGCTCTCCGACACCCGGTTTGCCGAAGCGTGGATTCGCAGCAAGGCCGCCAGGTTTGGCAGTCAGCGTCTGCGGCACGAACTCGCGAGGCGTGGCGTATCGAAGGCCTTGATCGACGAGGCCATCGAGAGCGAATGTGTGGAATCCGAACTCGACCGCGCACGTGCAGTGTGGCAGTCTAGATTCGGCCTCGCCCCTGACGATCGCCGCGAATGGGCGCGACAGGCGCGTTTCCTGCAAACCCGTGGTTTTTCCACTGACGTGATCTGCAAACTGTTGAAAGAAGACCCTGATGAGTCTGCTTAA
- the ilvA gene encoding threonine ammonia-lyase, biosynthetic, which translates to MTAASPDYLERILNAQVYDVAIETPLDFASNLSARIHNQVYFKREDMQPVFSFKLRGAYNKMVKLSPQALQRGVICASAGNHAQGVALSAKKLGVRAVIVMPSTTPQIKIDAVKARGGEVVLVGESYSDAYAHALELEKAEKLTFVHPFDDPDVIAGQGTIGMEILRAHPQPIHAVFCCVGGGGLISGVAAYIKRLRPETRIIGVEAVDADAMTRSLAAGKRVALDQVGIFADGAAVKEVGRETFRLCQQYVDEMILVDNDAICAAIKDVFEDTRSILEPAGALAVAGAKEYARRNKLRDKHLVAIASGANMNFDRLRFVAERAELGEQREAVLAVTIPEHAGSFRKFCSLLGNRNITEFNYRYADAEKAHIFVGVTVHNRNEATRLVEMLARHDLPAVDLTDDELAKTHVRYMVGGRAPQAENEVIYRFTFPERPGALINFLSNLRSDWNISLFHYRNHGADFGRVLVGMQVPPEDNGAFDAFLERLGYEYVDETTNPAYRMFLS; encoded by the coding sequence ATGACCGCCGCAAGCCCGGATTATCTGGAACGTATTCTCAACGCCCAGGTGTACGACGTCGCCATCGAGACGCCACTGGATTTCGCCAGCAATCTCTCCGCCCGAATTCACAATCAAGTGTATTTCAAGCGCGAAGACATGCAGCCGGTATTCAGTTTCAAGCTGCGCGGTGCATACAACAAGATGGTCAAACTGTCGCCCCAGGCCCTGCAGCGGGGCGTCATCTGCGCCTCGGCCGGCAATCACGCCCAGGGTGTGGCGCTGTCGGCGAAGAAACTCGGTGTCCGTGCGGTCATCGTCATGCCCAGCACCACGCCACAGATCAAGATCGACGCGGTCAAGGCCAGGGGCGGTGAAGTCGTGCTGGTGGGCGAGTCCTACTCCGATGCCTATGCCCACGCGCTTGAACTGGAGAAGGCCGAGAAGCTCACCTTCGTCCATCCTTTCGACGATCCGGATGTAATCGCGGGCCAGGGCACCATCGGCATGGAGATCCTGCGCGCCCACCCCCAACCCATTCATGCCGTATTCTGCTGCGTCGGCGGCGGCGGCCTGATCTCAGGTGTCGCGGCCTACATCAAGCGTCTGCGCCCGGAGACCCGGATCATTGGCGTCGAAGCCGTCGATGCCGACGCGATGACGCGTTCGCTGGCGGCCGGCAAACGGGTGGCGCTCGATCAGGTAGGCATCTTTGCCGATGGTGCTGCCGTCAAGGAGGTGGGCCGCGAAACCTTCCGCCTGTGCCAGCAATATGTCGATGAGATGATCCTGGTCGATAACGACGCGATCTGCGCCGCAATCAAGGACGTGTTCGAGGACACCCGCTCGATTCTCGAACCCGCCGGCGCACTTGCGGTTGCCGGCGCCAAGGAATACGCGCGCCGCAACAAACTGCGTGACAAGCACTTGGTCGCGATCGCCTCCGGCGCCAACATGAATTTCGACCGTCTGCGCTTCGTGGCCGAGCGTGCAGAGCTTGGCGAGCAGCGCGAAGCGGTACTTGCAGTCACGATCCCGGAACACGCGGGCTCCTTCCGCAAGTTCTGCAGCCTGCTCGGCAATCGCAACATCACCGAGTTCAACTACCGTTATGCCGATGCCGAGAAGGCACACATCTTTGTCGGCGTGACGGTACATAACCGCAACGAAGCCACGCGACTGGTCGAAATGCTGGCGCGTCACGATCTGCCGGCCGTCGACCTGACCGACGACGAACTGGCCAAGACCCACGTCCGTTACATGGTCGGTGGGCGCGCGCCCCAGGCAGAGAACGAGGTGATCTATCGCTTCACCTTCCCCGAGCGTCCGGGCGCCCTGATCAACTTTCTGTCGAATCTGCGTTCGGACTGGAACATCAGCCTCTTTCACTATCGCAACCACGGCGCCGACTTCGGCCGGGTACTGGTGGGCATGCAGGTTCCGCCGGAAGACAACGGCGCCTTCGATGCGTTTCTCGAGCGCCTCGGCTACGAGTATGTCGACGAGACGACAAACCCGGCCTATCGCATGTTCCTGTCATGA
- the hprK gene encoding HPr(Ser) kinase/phosphatase has product MRQTSLSQLYDDNRERLQLTHVSGSIDAVLSVAEERIWPADLIGHLNLIHPTRLQILGAAELAWAQRQSRDKVAHHLNDILSAHPPAFILADGCEVPNIVHGVCAAHNVGLFTTPQPAAGVIDQLRLYLSRQLAEKVSLHGVFMDVLGLGVFITGNSGAGKSELALELISRGHGLVADDIVEFSRIAPSVLEGRCPELLQDFIEVRGLGILNIRTIFGETACRRKMRLRLICHLERRQPGQDDPTRLPMQREHQNILGDSVPRVTLPVAAGRNLAVLLEAAVRSTILQLRGVDSTQEFIERQIKLLEADKPDGTASDLAN; this is encoded by the coding sequence ATGCGACAAACGAGCCTCTCGCAGCTGTATGACGACAACCGCGAACGTCTGCAGCTGACCCATGTCAGCGGCAGTATCGACGCGGTTCTCTCTGTTGCCGAAGAGCGCATCTGGCCGGCCGACCTGATTGGCCACCTCAACCTGATTCACCCTACCCGCCTGCAGATCCTCGGCGCAGCCGAGCTGGCCTGGGCGCAGCGGCAATCACGTGACAAGGTCGCACACCACCTCAACGACATCCTGTCGGCACACCCGCCTGCCTTCATCCTTGCCGATGGCTGCGAAGTGCCCAATATTGTCCACGGCGTCTGCGCGGCGCACAACGTCGGGCTGTTCACCACACCCCAACCGGCAGCCGGGGTCATCGACCAGCTGCGCCTTTACCTGTCACGACAGCTCGCCGAAAAGGTGTCGCTGCACGGTGTGTTCATGGACGTGCTCGGACTTGGCGTGTTCATCACCGGCAATTCCGGCGCCGGCAAATCCGAGCTTGCGCTGGAGCTGATCTCGCGCGGTCACGGCCTGGTTGCCGACGACATCGTCGAGTTCTCGCGGATCGCGCCCAGCGTACTCGAGGGCCGCTGCCCCGAACTGCTGCAGGACTTCATCGAGGTGCGCGGACTCGGCATTCTCAACATCCGCACCATCTTTGGCGAAACCGCCTGTCGCCGCAAGATGCGCCTGCGGCTGATCTGCCACCTTGAACGCCGTCAGCCGGGGCAGGACGACCCGACCCGGCTTCCGATGCAGCGCGAACATCAGAACATCCTTGGCGACTCCGTCCCCCGCGTCACCCTGCCAGTTGCGGCCGGCCGCAACCTTGCGGTGCTGCTCGAGGCGGCGGTGCGCTCGACCATCCTGCAGTTGCGGGGAGTGGACTCCACCCAGGAGTTTATCGAGCGCCAGATCAAACTGCTCGAAGCGGACAAGCCGGACGGCACCGCCTCCGATCTCGCGAACTAA
- a CDS encoding substrate-binding periplasmic protein has translation MTSPLSLQFARWLLVLFGAAMIQGVAFDAHGHQSRLDRILDEKRVRICIWPEYFGVTYRDPATRELRGIDIDLALELGRELNVGVEFVDSSFPRLAKDLLSDNCDVAMFGVGITAERAEKLQFTAPYLASDIYAVAARSSGRVKRWDDIDQPGIVVAVAKGTIHEQVMVDKLRHARLAILGSPHAREEEVASGRADVFMTDYPFSQRMLDRSDWARLISPGTPYHITPYAWAVAPGDATWFKRLETYLQAIKQDGRLVRAARRHGLEPIVITR, from the coding sequence GTGACTTCCCCGCTCTCTCTTCAATTTGCTCGCTGGCTTCTCGTGCTCTTCGGCGCCGCCATGATTCAGGGCGTCGCTTTCGACGCGCACGGGCACCAAAGCCGCCTTGATCGCATCCTCGACGAGAAACGCGTCCGGATCTGCATCTGGCCGGAGTACTTCGGGGTGACATACCGGGACCCGGCAACACGCGAATTGCGCGGCATCGACATCGATCTCGCGCTCGAGCTCGGTCGGGAGCTGAACGTCGGCGTCGAATTCGTCGACAGCAGTTTTCCCCGCCTGGCGAAGGACTTGCTCAGCGACAACTGCGACGTCGCGATGTTCGGTGTCGGGATCACCGCCGAGCGTGCAGAGAAGCTTCAATTCACAGCCCCCTACCTCGCGAGCGACATTTATGCGGTTGCCGCCCGCAGCAGCGGTCGAGTCAAGCGGTGGGATGACATTGATCAACCGGGAATCGTCGTTGCCGTCGCCAAGGGCACGATCCATGAGCAGGTCATGGTCGACAAGCTTCGTCACGCCAGGCTCGCGATACTCGGATCACCTCATGCGCGTGAAGAGGAGGTTGCATCCGGCCGTGCCGACGTTTTCATGACCGACTACCCTTTTAGCCAGCGCATGCTCGACCGGTCCGACTGGGCGCGCCTGATTTCGCCCGGCACCCCCTACCACATTACGCCATACGCATGGGCTGTAGCTCCTGGTGACGCCACTTGGTTCAAGCGGCTCGAAACCTATCTCCAGGCGATAAAGCAGGATGGACGACTGGTACGCGCCGCGCGACGCCACGGGCTCGAGCCCATCGTCATCACACGCTGA
- the ptsN gene encoding PTS IIA-like nitrogen regulatory protein PtsN, with translation MSLISQLLPLSNVVADLDASSKKRVFEQAGLLFENNQGIARSMVFDSLFARERLGSTGLGQGIAIPHGRIKGLKDAAGAFLRLEAPVQFDAPDGRPVNMLFVLLVPEQANETHLQLLSELAQMFSDRGFREQLQAAPDAQALHTLFNDWGSDATNEPLAAV, from the coding sequence ATGAGCCTCATCTCCCAACTCCTGCCACTTTCGAACGTGGTTGCCGACCTCGACGCCAGCAGCAAGAAGCGCGTCTTCGAGCAGGCCGGCCTGTTGTTCGAGAACAATCAGGGCATCGCCCGCAGCATGGTGTTTGACAGCCTGTTTGCGCGCGAACGCCTCGGATCGACCGGCCTCGGCCAGGGCATAGCCATTCCCCACGGCCGCATCAAGGGCCTGAAGGACGCAGCCGGCGCCTTTCTCCGTCTCGAAGCCCCGGTGCAGTTCGATGCGCCCGACGGCCGTCCGGTGAACATGCTGTTTGTCCTGCTGGTACCCGAACAGGCCAACGAGACCCACCTTCAGCTCTTGTCGGAGCTGGCACAGATGTTCAGCGATCGCGGCTTCCGCGAACAGCTGCAGGCCGCACCCGACGCACAGGCACTCCACACCCTGTTCAACGACTGGGGTTCCGATGCGACAAACGAGCCTCTCGCAGCTGTATGA
- a CDS encoding RNA polymerase factor sigma-54 → MKPTLQLKLSQHLTLTPQLQQSIKLLQLSTLELNQEIERFLLENPMLEREDGDGSDFAPAAVGNDAQPATETPRETSTETTQEAEPRNENESADFDEGMDWSGTGSGASSKSDDDEDSDFQEFQAAGTSLRDYLDQQVALSPLSDRDRLLVRFIIEALDSDGYLHQELEDLLELLPPELDYDLDDLAIALRHVQQLEPAGIGARTPQECLGLQLRAMPAGSCRDLALVIVEQHLELLAERNFAKLKRLTGCDDDALRDAQALVCRLDPHPGSQHSNEETRYVLPDVVVRKIRNRWTVSLNAEAMPRLRINQLYASLLQQNRGQGGGLTGQLQEARWLIKNVQQRFDTILRVSQAIVDQQRQFFDHGEVAMRPLTLREIADQLELHESTVSRVTTQKYMATPRGVFELKYFFGSHVATDTGGAASSTAIRALIRQLVDAEDRKKPLSDAKIADLLGQQGIVVARRTIAKYRESLNIPPVSLRKAL, encoded by the coding sequence ATGAAACCGACCCTTCAGCTCAAGCTCTCGCAGCACCTGACGCTCACTCCGCAGCTTCAGCAGTCCATCAAACTGCTGCAGCTCTCCACGCTCGAGCTCAACCAGGAAATCGAACGCTTTCTGCTGGAAAACCCGATGCTCGAGCGCGAAGACGGCGACGGCAGCGACTTCGCACCGGCCGCTGTCGGCAACGATGCGCAGCCCGCAACCGAGACCCCGCGCGAGACCAGCACCGAGACCACCCAGGAAGCCGAGCCCCGCAACGAGAACGAATCGGCCGACTTTGACGAAGGCATGGACTGGTCGGGCACCGGCAGCGGCGCCAGCAGCAAGAGCGACGACGACGAGGACAGCGACTTCCAGGAGTTCCAGGCCGCCGGCACCTCGCTGCGCGACTATCTCGACCAGCAGGTTGCGCTGTCCCCCCTGTCGGACCGTGACCGCCTGCTGGTGCGCTTCATCATCGAAGCACTCGATAGCGACGGCTACCTGCACCAGGAACTTGAAGACCTGCTCGAACTGCTCCCGCCCGAGCTCGACTACGACCTCGACGACCTCGCGATTGCCCTGCGACATGTGCAGCAGCTCGAACCGGCGGGGATTGGTGCACGCACCCCGCAGGAGTGTCTCGGCCTGCAGCTGCGGGCCATGCCTGCAGGCAGCTGCCGTGACCTGGCGCTGGTCATTGTCGAACAGCACCTCGAACTGCTGGCCGAACGAAACTTTGCGAAGCTGAAGCGCCTCACCGGGTGCGACGACGACGCCCTGCGCGATGCCCAGGCGCTGGTCTGCCGACTCGACCCGCACCCGGGCTCACAGCATTCCAACGAAGAAACCCGTTACGTGCTGCCCGATGTCGTCGTGCGCAAGATCCGCAACCGGTGGACGGTGTCGCTCAATGCCGAAGCCATGCCACGCCTGCGCATCAATCAGCTCTACGCGAGCCTGCTGCAGCAGAACCGCGGCCAGGGCGGCGGCCTCACCGGCCAGCTGCAGGAAGCACGCTGGCTGATCAAGAACGTACAACAGCGCTTCGATACCATTTTGCGTGTATCTCAGGCCATCGTTGACCAGCAGCGACAGTTCTTCGATCATGGCGAGGTGGCAATGCGTCCATTGACCCTCAGGGAGATCGCGGACCAGCTCGAGCTGCATGAATCCACCGTATCGCGTGTCACCACTCAGAAGTACATGGCGACACCGCGCGGCGTATTCGAACTCAAGTATTTTTTCGGCAGTCACGTTGCCACTGACACCGGTGGTGCGGCCTCCTCTACGGCGATTCGTGCATTGATTCGCCAGCTGGTGGATGCCGAAGACAGGAAGAAACCCCTGTCCGACGCAAAGATTGCCGATCTGTTGGGCCAGCAGGGTATCGTGGTCGCGCGGCGCACAATCGCCAAATACCGCGAATCACTCAATATCCCGCCGGTCAGTCTGCGTAAAGCGCTTTGA